Genomic DNA from Phaeobacter porticola:
GGACGGGAGCTCGGCAGGCCGGTGTTAAGCGTGGTGCCTACCATTATTTCTACTTCTGTCGCCCTGCCGCTGAACAGGCCCGCTGGTTCATCCGCCACGTGCCACGTGACAGCAAGGCACTGCCGCATGTTCTGGACATGGAATGGACGCCACAGTCGCGCACCTGCACGAAACGCCCCTCCGGTAGCAAGATCCGCGCCGAGGCGGACCGTTTTCTTGATATCCTTGAGGCGCATTATGGGCGCCGTCCCGTGCTCTATACCACAGTGGACTTTTATCGTGACACCGGGATCGGGCGGCTGCCCGGGACAGAGTTCTGGCTCCGCTCTGTTGCGGACCACCCACATGTCACCTATTCCGGCGCGCTCTGGCGGTTTTGGCAATATACGGGCACCGGGCGGGTACCGGGAATCAATGGAAATGTCGACCTAAACGTCTTCGGCGGCGGCCCTGAACGCTGGTTGCGTTGGTCAGGTCAGATCTAGTCGGTCAGGCCAGATCTCAGGGGCAAAACGGACAAGTGACAACGGCATAGCTTCTGCCGTGAATGTGCTATCTTCTGGCTGAAAATATCCCGGAGCGCGAGGCGGCGCCTCGCATGACACAGCGATGTAGGCAGTCAGGCGCATCGGTGATGGATCAATTCTTCCAATCAAAGAACCCGGTGCCAGCACGAGCCAGCAGTTCGGCTGCCATCTCTCGGCCAAGCTGAGCGCCATCTTCAATTGGGCAGGATTGGTCGTCGGTCAGGGATTGAGAACCGTCAACGCGCAAGACTTCTCCGCGCAGCCGTAGGGTTGTCCCATCCAGCGTTGCGAGGCCTGCGATTGGGGTCTCGCAGGATCCGTCCAAGGCAGCAAGAAAGGCCCGTTCCGCTGCGAGCCGTTCGCCGGTTTGACTGTCATGTATGGCCGCCAGCATATCACCCGCGCGGCGGTCAGTGACGCGGCGTTCGATGCCGATGGCGCCTTGTGCAACAGCGGGCAGCATGTCGCTGGCCTCAATCGCGGTGGCAGGAACATCTGCCATTGCGAGACGATTTAGGCCAGCCATCGCAAGGAAGGTGCATTCTGCAACACCTTCGGAGAGTTTGAGCAGGCGCGTCTGAACATTGCCGCGAAACTGCACGACGTGCAAATCAGGGCGACGATGCAGCAACTGGGCACGGCGACGCAGTGAAGAGGTGCCAACCACAGCCCCTTTTGCCAGATCCTGAAGTGAGCCGCATGTTGGTGATATCAACGCATCCCGGACGTCTTCGCGCGGCAGATAGGTATCAAGCAGAAGCCCACCAGGCTGAGCCACCGGCATATCCTTCATCGAATGAACCGCAATGTCGATTGCACCAGACAGAAGATCCTCTTCGATCTCCTTGGTGAACAGACCTTTGCCCCCCAGCTCTTTCAATGGCTTGTCCGCCGCGATCAGGGCCTGATTGTCGCCGGTGGTCTTGATGACGACGATTTCAAAGGCATCATGCGGGAGGTCAAACGCCGCCGCCAGCCGTCTGCGGGTTTCATAGGCCTGGGCAAGCGCCAGCGGTGATCCGCGTGTGCCGATTTTCAGGGGCGAAG
This window encodes:
- a CDS encoding GH25 family lysozyme — its product is MGRVWRAISLVLMVAACAPRAAQVVAPSPPIGQPIVAGETSTTLAVARAQLITNPKFADNDPHPWEGRTPWSYPIHGIDVSRWQGDIDWRRAKAAGISFAYIKATEGGDLADPKFRDHWTGARQAGVKRGAYHYFYFCRPAAEQARWFIRHVPRDSKALPHVLDMEWTPQSRTCTKRPSGSKIRAEADRFLDILEAHYGRRPVLYTTVDFYRDTGIGRLPGTEFWLRSVADHPHVTYSGALWRFWQYTGTGRVPGINGNVDLNVFGGGPERWLRWSGQI
- the hemC gene encoding hydroxymethylbilane synthase, coding for MTQIDLPSPASPLKIGTRGSPLALAQAYETRRRLAAAFDLPHDAFEIVVIKTTGDNQALIAADKPLKELGGKGLFTKEIEEDLLSGAIDIAVHSMKDMPVAQPGGLLLDTYLPREDVRDALISPTCGSLQDLAKGAVVGTSSLRRRAQLLHRRPDLHVVQFRGNVQTRLLKLSEGVAECTFLAMAGLNRLAMADVPATAIEASDMLPAVAQGAIGIERRVTDRRAGDMLAAIHDSQTGERLAAERAFLAALDGSCETPIAGLATLDGTTLRLRGEVLRVDGSQSLTDDQSCPIEDGAQLGREMAAELLARAGTGFFDWKN